In one Nicotiana sylvestris chromosome 8, ASM39365v2, whole genome shotgun sequence genomic region, the following are encoded:
- the LOC138875640 gene encoding uncharacterized protein, with protein MGENRAHRWLELLKDYDVTILYHPGKANVVADTLSRKARSMGSLAFISAEERLLALDMPSLANTLVRLDISKPSQVLACFVAPSSLFERIKARQYDDLHLLALREMADQVDKLYFGYDYVFLRERLVQIYIQEIVRLHGVSVSIIADRGPQFTLHF; from the exons atgggggaaaacagagcg cataggtggcttgagttactgaaggactatgatgttACCATCCTTTaccatccgggcaaggcaaatgtggttgcGGATACCTTGAGCAGAAAGGCCaggagtatgggtagtttggcatttaTTTCAGCAGAGGAAAGGCTATTGGCTTTGGACATGCCGTCCTTAGCTAACacacttgtgaggttggatatttcaaagCCCAGTCAAGTTCTTGCATGTTTTGTGGCTccgtcttcattatttgagcggaTCAAGGCTCGTCAGTACGATGATCTGCACTTGTTGGCTCTTAGAGAGATG GCTGACCAAGTCGACAAACTTTATTTCGGTTATGACTATGTATTCTTGAGAGAGAGATTGGTCCAGATTTACATTcaagagattgttcggttgcatggtgtatCTGTATCTATCATTgcagatagaggccctcaattCACTTTGCATTTCTAG